The sequence TGATTATGCAGTGCCCCAACTATTTCTTTGTGAATATTTGTATCAACCATACTATTAGACTCCCAGCTATCATTCTACTTTGTTCTCTGTCGAGGTTGATTGAGACGTGTTGATGACTCTGTATTCCTGTATAAGGCGCCTGCACGCCATGGGGAACCAGACCAGGTTCAGTAGCTGGAAGGCGGGGAAGCAGCCGAGGAGCGCGAACAGTACGGGCACACCCAGCTGGTAGAACTGTGGGGTCCGCAGCAGTGGTATCAGGTGATACCTGTAACACAAGTACAGACAATAGGTATCCATCTGagcaatgaggctgttgtagtatcttttaacgtgctcgatggcACCTCCTCCGTCACAGgcttttacgtcccttccgtaCGACAAATGCAGCTCCATCCAGGTGACCTTCCCCGGAATCGAACCGGGCTTTCCCAGTTGCCttctaattggaaccagaaacTCAACTGCGAGACTGCTACAAATTGCAATTAAGTTAAAGGGACACCTTATTTTATGCCGACTATTTGGGTAAGTATCACAACGGATTACACGGTAAGCGCAAAAAAGAACGTTTTTTTAACGCAAAGGTGCAAACCTGAGTTGCGCACTTGCAGGACCTCCATAAGTTGACTGGGTACGCATACAGTGTTCCAGTTGTAAAGATCCTCCGTGAATTTTGATTAATGTCCCAGGTCAGAAACTCTCTTTCCTTGAGAAATAGATTTTATAACTTGACGTATTTCACACCTAGGCACAAGTGCATTTTATCATATGCTCTATCTGGAATCAATCGCCAGTGATGAAAGTAACgattatcaacaacaaaaaaaacaacttatagatttcggattgtttgttccaccgaagaagaaagagaaaggACGTCGTGGCTGACGCAAGTTTAGGTCCACTTTTCTTGGTTACATCTGATCGCAATGTTCCATGctgtaaaatatatatatgttgatGGTACAAAGAAGCGAAAAAGGATTTCCCAACACATACCAGAAGACGCAGAATCCAAGGATGACCCTCACACAGAAGAAAGTcaacaagaagaagacaaagatgACCAAGTATGATCTTGGATAGCCTAGCTCCTTCGCCATGATGCTATAGGGAAAGGGAAGCGGCAGATCATGATTTCGTTCACAGACTTTCTCGATAAATGATATTGGGGTTCTCTGAACAtaacaagtttattgcaaactcatgcccctaggctaattgcaagtgaaCAACAATTAACTATAGTGTACAAGTACAAGTGAAACAGACAATGAAGATTAAACTACGTTTCTATTTTATAGCTATGATAAGCTTCTAAGTCTACTTTACTAATGCGGGATTTGACTTCTCTAAGTCATATTAAAAAGCTGTGGAAAAGGAAAAGCCCCAGGTTTTTAAAGATGAGTGTGTTGGATGGTTTCAGATGATTTTCTATAGCTTTCCTGACCTACAAACGTTTGTAGAGGTTTTGCATATTCTCGTGAATAATCTATTTCTTTCAACATCGATTTAGGGACATTCGCCGATAAAAGGTATTTCAATAATCAAGTCTGCAAAGTAACAACACGCGTCCCTACCCTGAGCAGTAGAACACAGTTGACACTTCCATCATCAAACCGATGTTGACGTAGTATGGCGGAGAACCGGAGAACTGAAATGTTGTCAAGCGAGTTTTATAACACTTTCTGCAAAGTTCTGACGCACTAAACAAAACCATCCATATCAAGAATTATAAGAAAAGGAACCTCAGGCTATCAAGATTTCCTCACACATTCGTTTGCCGTAATATGTAACAAAATTTTCATAAACGTGAAAGACATTCTGTAGTAGCGTTAACATGTGATGTACTGTCCCCAATATGGAGATTCATTACTACAAATGAAGTTCGAATTCACATAAACTCTCTTTGAAAAAAGAGGGATCAATACGATTTTTCaaagatgaaaaacaaaaaagaaacgaaGAAAAGCTAAAGGCCTCATCCTACTCACGGTACCGACGGAACACGCTAGCAAGGTGATGATGTGATGCACTATGAGTTGGAAGTAGTTTGTCAGTGTGGATGTTCTGAGCAGCGTGTGAGCCAGGGTATCTAGAGATGGAGAGGTTGTTCACAGAAGAATTGCTATAGGTGATGAACCTTGTACCATGCGCCTGCAGCATGTGTGAAACGGGGCGACGCTTTATTTGATTACACATTTAGTTATTATTCAATACATGAAAATGGGACCTAAACCATCATGACGGAAATGGTCCCTGGATCTGCTGATCTTTAATATTTGATATTTAACGCTATTACAATAGAAATATATACTATAGACCGATAAACAATAAAGAGAACATGAAAAAACTGACCTGCCACTGTGTGACCCAGCATGAAGGCACAGTTGAAGCTGACAGCTGGAATGTCATGTCTTCAGGAAAAATAGCCGATAATTGTTCAAATTATGATAAATTCAATACCACTGTTATGTAAAAAAAGCATCCATGCGGCTTGAATGTTGGTAGAAAATATGGGAAGATATTACGTTAgagcagaaagaaagaaaatgttagaGTTTGAAATCACACAGAGATCGAATTCGAACGCAAGTTGTGTAGTCGACCTACCTAAGATGTTTTGGATCCAGTTGTTCCTCGGACAGATACGTTATCACTGCAGTGGTGCCGACAACGGCTGACGACATTATGCTCATGGTCCTGGTATTTGTAGGAAATAATAGTAGATGTTTTGTAACTTCATATAGCTTTCATGATAATATCTGATCTGGTGGTTTTTAGCGAGCGAGTGTACTGATGACGACTTAGCTACGGTATGTCAACATTTTAGTCTCGTCTGTAGACatcattgaataaaaaaaaaaatgcattcacaATTGCAAGATTCTCATCTTAGGCTTAGACAGATGATCGCTTTAACTATGCAGCCACATTCGGCCTAAAAGTAAAAGTGAGAATGACCGATGGAAGTACGTCGCAGAACAGATGTGTACTCACAGCTTTTTCAGCCACAGTTGCTTGGAGAGGGACAAACTGGAGAACCGTTTACGGAAAAAGAACCACAGAAGCCAGGGGCCGACCAACTtgaacacaaaaaacaacaacactgaacGTAGGTAACATATTCGACTGCGCTTATACATAAGCATATTGCCGCGATATTGGTCACAGATTATGGCATTTTTAAAAGAGATTTATGTCCAAGTGAAATAAATGACTTCTCACGCCGAGCAGGACAAGGTTATGACTTATGTAATGTTTTGAATATATATCGTCGTAATAAACCTAGGATGTATCTACTAGTAAATGCATCATCacttttgaattttctgtacatgtatattcacaaATGTTATTTTCCTGTGCGTCATGTTGTTTTGTGCAGCTATGTATGTTGATAAAGACCACAGGAAGGAAATCTAGAATGTAAA comes from Branchiostoma lanceolatum isolate klBraLanc5 chromosome 2, klBraLanc5.hap2, whole genome shotgun sequence and encodes:
- the LOC136427811 gene encoding uncharacterized protein isoform X1, which codes for MFSASRPDHLLATAGLAVVCNALMLQLVGPWLLWFFFRKRFSSLSLSKQLWLKKLTMSIMSSAVVGTTAVITYLSEEQLDPKHLRHDIPAVSFNCAFMLGHTVADTLAHTLLRTSTLTNYFQLIVHHIITLLACSVGTFSGSPPYYVNIGLMMEVSTVFYCSGIMAKELGYPRSYLVIFVFFLLTFFCVRVILGFCVFWYHLIPLLRTPQFYQLGVPVLFALLGCFPAFQLLNLVWFPMACRRLIQEYRVINTSQSTSTENKVE
- the LOC136427811 gene encoding uncharacterized protein isoform X3; translation: MFSASRPDHLLATAGLAVVCNALMLQLVGPWLLWFFFRKRFSSLSLSKQLWLKKLTMSIMSSAVVGTTAVITYLSEEQLDPKHLRHDIPAVSFNCAFMLGHTVADTLAHTLLRTSTLTNYFQLIVHHIITLLACSVGTFSGSPPYYVNIGLMMEVSTVFYCSGIMAKELGYPRSYLVIFVFFLLTFFCVRVILGFCVFWKESF
- the LOC136427811 gene encoding ceramide synthase-like isoform X2 produces the protein MRSCYRTMSIMSSAVVGTTAVITYLSEEQLDPKHLRHDIPAVSFNCAFMLGHTVADTLAHTLLRTSTLTNYFQLIVHHIITLLACSVGTFSGSPPYYVNIGLMMEVSTVFYCSGIMAKELGYPRSYLVIFVFFLLTFFCVRVILGFCVFWYHLIPLLRTPQFYQLGVPVLFALLGCFPAFQLLNLVWFPMACRRLIQEYRVINTSQSTSTENKVE